In one window of Scylla paramamosain isolate STU-SP2022 chromosome 36, ASM3559412v1, whole genome shotgun sequence DNA:
- the LOC135091115 gene encoding protein Wnt-4-like, which translates to MAPSPLLLLRPNYLQVVLVVLASVIATLTARQFEGVHARLPPGYPKKYLKEESVPYPGARYGTHTYPHYPWKEATPMYLDYLTNREGNTPPATHHKYHAPGNYIGYPESNVGYPPNTVVGYPNYGYPVVESSPNDVVNQTFVTPWDAAVWDQPLDPNVCRTLGGLTRPQLQVCNRNRDIAGAAAIGLTLAVRECRRQFANHRWNCTALTTPSNNPHTAAIMTRGFSESAFGHAITAAGVTHSVARACAAGRLYNCSCGVVRGKRAWKWSGCHDNTRFGARYSRRFLDAKERARDMITFTHLYNNEVGRKVVRRNREVRCKCHGMSGSCEVRTCWKAAPDFRRVGDMLKEKYEEAKSAAAEVFGNTANTARKYRPVRREISPESPLLFVERSPTYCNNDSRLEVAGTTGRHCNRTSTGPDSCDTLCCGRGYDQRREVVTRKCNCRFKWCCQVTCMDCLEETWISVCK; encoded by the exons GCGTCAGTTTGAAGGGGTACACGCTCGCTTACCGCCAGGATACCCGAAGAAGTACCTGAAGGAGGAGAGTGTACCGTACCCCGGGGCCAGGTACGGTACCCACACCTATCCACACTACCCCTGGAAGGAGGCCACACCCATGTACCTCGACTACCTCACTAATAGGGAAGGCAACACGCCCCCGGCCACCCACCACAAGTATCACGCCCCTGGGAATTACATAGGGTACCCTGAGAGTAACGTAGGGTACCCGCCGAACACTGTGGTGGGGTACCCTAACTATGGATACCCCGTGGTGGAGTCCTCGCCCAATGACGTGGTGAACCAGACCTTCGTCACCCCGTGGGACGCCGCAGTGTGGGACCAGCCGCTGGACCCCAATGTGTGCCGCACCCTCGGGGGACTCACCAGGCCCCAGCTGCAGGTGTGCAATAG gAACAGAGACATCGCAGGGGCGGCGGCCATCGGACTGACGCTGGCGGTGCGGGAGTGTCGGCGGCAATTCGCAAATCACCGCTGGAACTGCACGGCGCTCACCACGCCCTCCAACAACCCCCACACGGCGGCCATCATGACGCGAG GGTTCAGCGAGAGCGCCTTTGGTCACGCCATCACCGCTGCCGGGGTGACACACAGTGTGGCCCGCGCATGCGCAGCGGGGCGCCTCTACAACTGTTCCTGCGGCGTG GTGCGGGGGAAGAGGGCCTGGAAGTGGAGTGGGTGCCATGACAACACCCGCTTCGGCGCCCGCTATTCCAGACGGTTCCTGGATGCGAAGGAGCGGGCGCGGGACATGAtcaccttcacacacctgtACAACAACGAGGTCGGCAGAAAG GTGGTGCGGCGAAACAGGGAGGTGCGGTGCAAGTGTCACGGTATGTCAGGATCGTGCGAAGTGAGGACTTGCTGGAAGGCTGCCCCGGACTTCCGCCGCGTCGGGGACATGCTCAAGGAGAAATACGAGGAAGCCAAGTCCGCCGCCGCTGAGGTCTTCGGCAACACAGCCAACACAGCTCGAAAGTACCGCCCCGTCAGGAG AGAAATCAGCCCGGAATCTCCGCTTCTCTTCGTGGAACGCTCGCCAACTTACTGCAACAATGACTCGCGGCTGGAGGTGGCGGGAACTACGGGGCGCCACTGCAACCGAACCTCCACGGGGCCTGACTCCTGCGACACGCTTTGCTGCGGGAGAGGCTACGACCAGCGGCGGGAGGTGGTGACGCGGAAATGCAACTGTCGCTTCAAGTGGTGCTGCCAAGTGACCTGTATGGACTGCCTAGAGGAGACGTGGATATCCGTGTGTAAGTGA